A section of the Solitalea canadensis DSM 3403 genome encodes:
- a CDS encoding homoserine kinase, translating into MNEIRVFTPGTVANVACGFDVMGFALDSPGDEMVVRKITEKTVRILKMEGFNLPLEAHKNVAGVALLSMLNELNDNVGFEVEIYKKIKPGSGIGSSAASSAGAVVAANKLLGEPYSNTDLARFAMEGERLASGTAHADNVAPAIFGGFTLVRSYHPLDIISIDTPDELYATVIHPQIEVKTSDAREILKRNLLLKDAIRQWGNVGGLVAGLMRSDYELIGRSLEDVIVEPIRSILIPAFQEVKLRSKEVGALGGGISGSGPSIFMLSRGQETAEKVKAVMAETYDKVGIDYDIHLSKVNKQGVKILGR; encoded by the coding sequence ATGAACGAAATAAGAGTATTTACTCCCGGAACTGTTGCAAATGTTGCATGTGGTTTTGATGTTATGGGATTTGCATTAGACAGTCCGGGCGATGAAATGGTCGTAAGGAAAATAACAGAGAAAACAGTTCGTATCTTAAAAATGGAAGGTTTCAATCTTCCCTTAGAAGCCCATAAAAACGTTGCCGGTGTTGCCCTGCTGTCAATGTTAAATGAGTTAAATGACAATGTTGGTTTTGAAGTTGAGATCTATAAAAAGATAAAACCAGGGAGTGGTATTGGTTCAAGTGCGGCCAGTTCTGCAGGAGCAGTGGTTGCAGCCAACAAACTCTTAGGTGAACCATACTCCAACACTGATCTTGCCCGTTTTGCAATGGAGGGTGAACGTTTGGCTTCTGGTACAGCTCATGCTGATAATGTTGCTCCGGCAATTTTTGGTGGTTTTACCTTGGTTAGAAGTTATCACCCACTTGATATCATTAGCATTGATACTCCTGATGAGCTTTATGCAACAGTAATTCATCCGCAGATTGAAGTAAAGACTTCGGACGCTCGTGAGATATTGAAAAGAAATCTCTTACTGAAAGATGCAATTCGTCAATGGGGCAATGTAGGAGGACTTGTAGCGGGATTAATGCGTTCGGATTATGAGCTAATAGGTCGTTCATTGGAAGATGTTATTGTTGAACCAATACGCTCTATATTGATTCCGGCATTTCAGGAGGTGAAATTACGGTCAAAAGAAGTTGGTGCTTTAGGTGGTGGAATATCAGGATCAGGCCCTTCCATATTTATGCTCAGCCGTGGACAAGAAACGGCCGAAAAGGTGAAAGCTGTTATGGCCGAAACATATGATAAGGTCGGAATCGATTATGATATTCATTTATCGAAAGTAAATAAACAAGGAGTCAAAATATTAGGTCGATAG
- a CDS encoding S1/P1 nuclease: MKFSKVSLLIISALFLFLTGNPLISSAWGKTGHRIVGEIADRHLSKKAKKAIKQLLGAESVAMVSDWPDFIKSDRKYDSTQVWHYINFEDGLNCEQIKHKCENDSTNLAYGIRKMISILKDKNSSASLKKDAMKFLIHLIGDANQPMHIGRPTDKGGNDVKMTWFKRTTNLHRIWDDDFIEFQDLSYTEYAIALNHPTAEQIEACKSTDPAAWFCETYGLSRKLYADAEKETDVGYKYNYVFLSAMNEQLLKGGLRLANVLNEIYK; encoded by the coding sequence ATGAAGTTTTCTAAAGTATCTCTGCTAATTATTTCCGCTCTTTTTCTCTTTCTTACAGGTAATCCATTAATCAGTAGTGCATGGGGTAAAACCGGACACCGGATTGTGGGTGAAATTGCAGATCGCCATTTATCCAAAAAAGCAAAAAAAGCCATTAAACAACTATTGGGTGCTGAGTCAGTAGCGATGGTAAGTGACTGGCCCGACTTTATTAAGTCTGATCGTAAGTACGATAGCACACAGGTTTGGCATTATATTAATTTTGAGGATGGCTTAAATTGTGAGCAGATCAAACATAAGTGTGAAAATGATTCTACAAACCTTGCTTATGGAATTCGTAAAATGATCAGTATTCTTAAAGATAAAAACAGTTCAGCTTCTCTTAAAAAAGATGCAATGAAGTTTTTGATCCATTTAATAGGAGATGCAAACCAACCAATGCATATTGGTCGTCCTACTGATAAAGGAGGGAATGATGTAAAGATGACTTGGTTTAAACGTACTACCAATCTTCATAGGATCTGGGATGATGATTTTATCGAGTTTCAGGATTTAAGTTATACTGAATATGCAATAGCTTTGAATCATCCGACTGCGGAGCAGATTGAAGCTTGTAAATCAACGGATCCTGCAGCGTGGTTCTGTGAAACTTATGGTTTAAGCCGTAAACTATATGCAGACGCTGAAAAGGAAACCGATGTTGGATACAAATATAATTATGTCTTCTTGTCGGCTATGAATGAGCAGTTGCTGAAGGGCGGTTTACGCTTAGCTAATGTGCTGAATGAGATCTACAAGTAA
- a CDS encoding PhzF family phenazine biosynthesis protein, with protein sequence MNIKIYQIDAFASQLFKGNPAAVCPLSEWLPDEKMRLIAAENNLSETAFFVQKNGQVELRWFTPKIEVNLCGHATLATAYVFFEEMGYPEDVIRFQTKSGELTVEKRNHMYMLNFPAKHAEPTSAYPQQMLDALKCNPVEILKHTNDFIVVVRTQQEVAQLSPDHTLLKNSGIRAVGVTAVGDEVDFVSRFFAPGSGVDEDPVTGSVHTMLIPYWAKKLNKEVFYAKQLSERGGTLKCKLIGDRVEIGGAAKLFLKGEIYLH encoded by the coding sequence ATGAACATCAAAATATACCAGATTGATGCTTTTGCATCGCAACTTTTCAAAGGTAACCCAGCAGCGGTGTGTCCTTTAAGTGAGTGGTTACCAGATGAGAAGATGAGGTTAATTGCAGCTGAAAATAATTTGTCGGAAACGGCCTTCTTTGTTCAAAAAAATGGACAGGTAGAACTACGTTGGTTTACCCCAAAAATAGAGGTTAATTTATGCGGGCATGCAACTCTTGCTACTGCCTATGTTTTCTTTGAAGAAATGGGCTATCCGGAGGATGTAATCAGGTTTCAGACTAAAAGTGGAGAGTTAACAGTTGAAAAGAGGAACCACATGTATATGCTAAATTTTCCGGCAAAGCATGCTGAACCCACATCTGCATACCCTCAACAAATGTTAGATGCACTCAAGTGCAATCCAGTAGAGATACTTAAACATACAAACGACTTTATTGTTGTGGTAAGGACGCAACAGGAAGTGGCGCAATTGAGTCCTGATCATACTTTATTAAAAAACTCAGGCATTAGGGCCGTGGGGGTTACTGCTGTGGGAGATGAAGTTGATTTTGTTTCCCGGTTTTTTGCTCCGGGTTCTGGAGTTGATGAAGATCCTGTTACAGGTTCTGTGCACACCATGTTAATTCCTTATTGGGCTAAAAAACTTAATAAAGAAGTTTTTTATGCAAAACAACTCTCAGAACGCGGAGGCACGTTGAAATGCAAACTAATTGGTGATCGTGTAGAAATAGGTGGCGCTGCTAAACTGTTTCTTAAAGGAGAAATTTACCTGCATTAA
- the fumC gene encoding class II fumarate hydratase: protein MEYRIEKDTMGEVQVPADKFWGAQTQRSIENFQIAQDINKMPKEIVKAFAYLKKAAALTNLDAGVLPKEKSDLIGKVCDEILEGKLDDQFPLVVWQTGSGTQSNMNVNEVVAYRAHVLNGGKLTDKDKVLNPNDDVNKSQSSNDTFPTAMHIAAYKMLIETTIPGITKLRDTLATKAEAFKHVVKIGRTHFMDATPLTLGQEFSGYVSQLNHGLKAINNTLAHLSELALGGTAVGTGINTPKGYSENVAKHIANLTGLPFVTAENKFEALAAHDAIVEAHGALKTVAVSLMKIGNDIRMLSSGPRSGIGEIHIPDNEPGSSIMPGKVNPTQCEAMTMVAAQVLGNDVAINIGGSNGHFELNVFKPMMIYNFLHSARLIGDVCVSFNDKCATGIEPIEKNISNHLNNSLMLVTSLNTKIGYYKAAEIAQTAHKQGKTLKETAVELGYVTAEQFDEWVNPLDMVGEIK from the coding sequence ATGGAATATCGCATAGAAAAAGACACTATGGGCGAAGTGCAGGTACCTGCAGATAAATTTTGGGGGGCTCAAACCCAACGCTCAATTGAAAACTTTCAAATTGCACAAGACATTAATAAAATGCCTAAAGAAATTGTAAAGGCATTTGCATACCTGAAAAAAGCTGCTGCATTAACCAATTTAGATGCAGGTGTTTTGCCTAAAGAAAAGTCAGACTTGATCGGTAAAGTTTGCGATGAAATTTTGGAAGGCAAGTTGGATGACCAGTTTCCATTGGTTGTTTGGCAAACCGGCTCAGGAACACAATCAAACATGAACGTAAATGAAGTAGTTGCTTACCGTGCTCATGTATTAAACGGTGGTAAACTTACTGATAAGGATAAAGTATTAAATCCTAATGATGATGTGAATAAATCACAATCATCAAATGATACTTTTCCAACAGCAATGCATATTGCTGCTTATAAAATGCTGATTGAAACCACTATTCCGGGTATTACAAAGTTGAGAGATACTTTGGCCACAAAAGCGGAAGCATTTAAGCATGTGGTTAAAATTGGCCGTACGCACTTTATGGACGCTACGCCATTAACCTTAGGTCAGGAGTTTTCAGGATATGTGTCGCAATTAAATCATGGTTTAAAGGCAATCAACAATACATTAGCTCATTTATCTGAATTAGCATTAGGGGGTACGGCTGTTGGTACCGGTATCAACACTCCTAAAGGTTATTCTGAAAATGTAGCTAAGCATATAGCTAATTTAACAGGACTACCATTCGTTACTGCAGAGAATAAATTTGAAGCATTAGCTGCTCATGATGCAATTGTGGAAGCTCACGGTGCTTTAAAAACTGTAGCAGTTAGCTTGATGAAAATCGGTAATGATATCCGTATGCTTTCGTCTGGTCCTCGTTCTGGTATCGGTGAAATTCATATTCCAGATAATGAACCAGGTTCATCAATTATGCCAGGTAAAGTAAATCCTACTCAATGTGAGGCGATGACCATGGTCGCCGCTCAGGTATTAGGTAATGATGTAGCGATCAATATCGGTGGTTCAAACGGTCATTTTGAGTTAAACGTGTTTAAACCAATGATGATCTATAACTTCCTGCATTCTGCACGTTTAATTGGCGATGTATGTGTATCATTCAATGATAAATGTGCTACCGGAATTGAACCAATTGAGAAGAATATCTCTAATCACCTTAATAATTCGCTAATGTTAGTAACCTCTTTGAACACAAAGATTGGTTATTACAAAGCGGCTGAAATTGCTCAAACAGCACACAAACAAGGTAAAACCTTGAAAGAAACAGCTGTTGAATTAGGTTATGTAACCGCTGAGCAGTTTGACGAGTGGGTAAATCCACTTGATATGGTTGGTGAGATCAAATAA
- a CDS encoding RDD family protein: MSTNISVQTAQNVYLDYELASVGDRILSTLIDWLIIVVYFLFWVVVFSTISQEPGFAFLSLLSLPVLFYHLLMEIFFNGQSIGKRAMKIQVVKLDGSTPSIGDYLLRWLLRIIDISTFYGVIGLVTIVANGKGQRIGDLAAGTTVVKLNSNKDYHDIPVTRIDPSYKVNFPEVTLLNDADINLIKKIINRSLKANREDMLGPVANKVKEITGVQSPLSDYVFLQIVISDYNHLAGITESVG, encoded by the coding sequence ATGAGTACCAACATCTCAGTACAAACCGCACAAAATGTTTACCTCGACTATGAATTAGCGAGTGTTGGAGACCGAATATTGTCAACCTTAATTGATTGGCTGATCATTGTAGTTTATTTTCTGTTTTGGGTTGTTGTTTTTTCAACGATTAGTCAGGAGCCTGGTTTTGCATTTTTATCACTGCTATCATTACCGGTTCTGTTCTATCATTTATTGATGGAAATTTTCTTCAATGGACAGTCAATTGGTAAGCGGGCAATGAAAATCCAAGTGGTTAAACTAGATGGAAGCACCCCTTCAATTGGAGATTATTTGCTGCGTTGGTTATTAAGAATTATCGATATCAGTACTTTTTATGGTGTAATAGGCTTGGTTACCATTGTTGCAAATGGAAAAGGTCAGCGAATTGGTGACCTTGCTGCCGGAACCACGGTAGTTAAGTTAAATAGTAATAAAGATTATCACGACATCCCGGTTACGCGTATTGATCCAAGTTATAAAGTTAATTTCCCAGAGGTTACTTTGTTAAATGATGCAGATATCAACCTTATTAAGAAGATCATTAATCGAAGTTTAAAAGCAAATAGAGAAGATATGCTTGGCCCTGTTGCCAATAAAGTGAAAGAGATTACAGGGGTTCAATCACCTTTGAGTGATTATGTTTTCCTACAAATCGTGATTAGCGATTATAATCATTTGGCAGGTATTACAGAATCGGTTGGATAG
- the thrC gene encoding threonine synthase has protein sequence MNYFSLNHNTPNVKFSEAVIRGLAPDKGLYFPESITPLPKELIDNIDSYSKEEIAFQAVRQFVGDEISENELRRIVAETINFDFPLVEVEPDIYSLELFHGPTLAFKDVGARFMARCLSTFSKFDEKKVTVLVATSGDTGGAVADGFLGVAGVDVVILYPSGKVSDIQERQLTTLGQNIKAFEVKGTFDDCQRMVKTAFLDEDLNKVLNLTSANSINVARWLPQMFYYFFAYQQLKDKSKKLVVSVPSGNFGNICAGMVAAKLGLPVSLFVASTNANKVVTEYLSTGAYEPKPSVQTISNAMDVGDPSNFVRIKQLHNADFNLLKSNLLSYSYSDFTTREVMAEVRERTGYILDPHGAVGYLGLKESLRNRPYAQGIFLETAHPCKFIDVVEETLNEKVVIPEKLQSLMERKKVSIVIDKDYDDLKQILLHQSDVLAV, from the coding sequence ATGAACTATTTCAGTCTAAACCACAACACGCCAAATGTGAAATTCAGCGAAGCGGTGATTCGCGGATTAGCACCCGATAAGGGGCTGTATTTTCCGGAGTCAATAACACCTTTGCCTAAAGAGTTGATCGATAACATTGATAGCTATAGTAAGGAAGAAATTGCATTTCAAGCGGTTCGTCAGTTTGTAGGGGATGAAATAAGCGAAAATGAGTTGCGTCGGATCGTTGCTGAAACTATCAATTTTGACTTTCCATTAGTAGAAGTAGAGCCTGATATTTATTCGCTTGAGTTATTTCACGGTCCAACATTAGCGTTTAAAGATGTTGGAGCCCGCTTTATGGCTCGTTGCTTGAGTACATTTTCGAAATTTGATGAAAAGAAAGTAACCGTTTTGGTAGCAACTTCGGGCGATACAGGAGGAGCTGTTGCTGATGGATTTTTAGGTGTTGCAGGAGTAGATGTGGTAATTCTTTATCCAAGTGGTAAGGTTAGTGATATTCAGGAAAGACAGTTAACAACTTTAGGGCAAAATATTAAAGCGTTCGAAGTGAAAGGAACTTTTGATGATTGCCAGCGAATGGTAAAAACAGCGTTTCTGGATGAGGATTTGAACAAAGTGTTAAATCTTACTTCGGCGAACTCGATAAACGTTGCCAGATGGTTGCCTCAAATGTTTTATTACTTTTTTGCCTACCAGCAGCTTAAAGACAAGAGCAAAAAGCTGGTTGTTTCAGTGCCAAGTGGTAATTTCGGAAATATCTGCGCCGGAATGGTTGCTGCAAAACTAGGATTACCTGTTAGTTTATTTGTGGCATCTACTAATGCTAATAAAGTGGTAACTGAATATTTATCAACCGGTGCTTATGAGCCTAAGCCTTCGGTTCAAACGATATCCAATGCAATGGATGTTGGTGATCCAAGTAATTTTGTGCGTATAAAACAACTACATAATGCTGATTTCAATTTGTTGAAGTCTAACTTGTTAAGTTATAGTTATTCTGATTTTACCACCCGTGAAGTAATGGCGGAAGTTAGAGAGCGCACAGGCTATATTTTGGATCCGCATGGGGCTGTCGGTTACTTAGGTTTAAAAGAGTCCTTAAGAAATAGGCCATATGCTCAGGGAATTTTCCTTGAAACTGCCCACCCATGTAAGTTCATTGACGTGGTTGAAGAAACGTTAAATGAAAAAGTGGTTATTCCTGAAAAACTTCAGTCATTGATGGAGCGAAAAAAAGTTTCCATTGTTATTGATAAGGATTACGATGATTTAAAACAAATCCTTCTTCATCAGTCAGATGTTCTTGCAGTTTAG
- the thrA gene encoding bifunctional aspartate kinase/homoserine dehydrogenase I — MRVLKFGGSSVASAENIEKVYAIVKDKSEEGKLAVVVSALGGVTDKLIAAGKAAAEGNESYKDILAELEERHLAEVRKLIPIANQSAVLSQVKKLLNNLESTCEGVFLIGELSKKTLDRIMSNGELLSSYIISERMKVDGLNVSLKDSRELIKSDSSFGKAVVDFETSNLRIWQYFNQATNVTILPGFVASNDIGETTTLGRGGSDYTAAIIAGALNAETLEIWTDVSGMMTADPRVVSQAYPIQKISYGEAFELSHFGAKVIYPPTIQPVLEKKIPVWVKNTFAPNDIGTLIQENGNGSDVMVKGISSINKIALLSLEGSGMVGVPGFSKRLFEALAQESVNVILITQSSSEHSICVAINEADVIKAKTAIDSEFAYEISVKKVDPLSIERELSIVALIGDKMKNHAGVSGKMFSALGRNGVNIRAIAQGSSEKNISTVINEKDVKKALNVLHEEFFETPTKQLNLFIAGVGNVGGKLLEQLQKQQQFLNEELGLNVRVVGLANSKKMAFNEEGFDLSNWKAELDKGEAMQLAAFAKHAKAKNMRNSVFVDNSASEEVAKIYSEFLRGNISVVTCNKIAAASEYENYRKLKLEARAHNVSFLFETNVGAGLPIIGTLNDMVRSGDRVRKIEAVLSGSLNFIFNNFKTGVSFEEIVRQAQTEGYTEPDPRIDLTGTDVKRKILILIRESGVAMEMNDIASEPFMPADCLDGTVDNFFLKLKEHKLVFDDIYKEAAAKGEKLKFVATYDNGKASVGLKSVAPDHPLYKLDGKDNIVLFTTDRYPDQPLIVKGAGAGAEVTASGIFADIIKTVL, encoded by the coding sequence ATGAGAGTTTTAAAATTTGGAGGGTCATCAGTAGCATCAGCAGAGAATATAGAAAAAGTGTATGCTATTGTAAAAGACAAATCAGAAGAGGGAAAGTTGGCCGTGGTTGTTTCGGCATTGGGAGGGGTAACGGATAAATTAATTGCTGCCGGAAAAGCAGCTGCTGAAGGGAATGAATCTTACAAAGATATTTTAGCTGAGCTCGAAGAGCGTCATTTGGCAGAGGTACGTAAATTAATACCAATTGCCAATCAAAGTGCGGTTCTTAGTCAGGTGAAAAAGTTGTTAAACAATTTAGAAAGCACCTGTGAAGGCGTTTTCCTGATTGGTGAATTATCTAAGAAGACGCTGGATCGTATAATGTCAAATGGTGAATTATTATCATCTTACATTATCAGTGAACGAATGAAGGTTGATGGGTTAAATGTGTCGCTAAAGGATTCACGTGAACTAATAAAATCAGATTCGAGCTTTGGCAAAGCAGTTGTTGATTTTGAAACTTCTAATCTTCGGATATGGCAATATTTCAATCAGGCAACTAACGTCACTATTTTACCAGGTTTTGTGGCGTCAAATGATATAGGAGAAACTACTACGCTTGGCAGAGGTGGTTCTGATTATACTGCTGCAATAATAGCAGGAGCATTAAATGCTGAAACATTGGAAATATGGACTGATGTAAGCGGAATGATGACTGCAGATCCTCGTGTAGTTAGCCAAGCCTATCCAATTCAAAAAATATCATACGGAGAGGCTTTTGAACTGTCGCACTTTGGCGCAAAAGTGATCTATCCACCAACTATTCAACCGGTTTTAGAAAAGAAAATTCCAGTATGGGTAAAAAATACTTTTGCCCCTAATGACATAGGAACCCTTATCCAGGAAAATGGAAATGGATCTGATGTAATGGTAAAAGGAATTTCAAGCATTAATAAGATCGCATTGCTTAGCTTGGAAGGAAGTGGAATGGTGGGTGTTCCCGGATTTTCAAAACGTTTATTTGAGGCACTTGCACAAGAGTCGGTAAACGTTATTCTTATAACTCAAAGCTCTTCTGAACATTCTATTTGCGTGGCAATTAATGAAGCGGATGTAATAAAAGCCAAAACCGCTATCGACAGTGAGTTTGCTTATGAGATCAGCGTTAAAAAAGTTGATCCATTGTCGATAGAACGTGAACTTTCAATTGTTGCATTAATTGGCGATAAAATGAAAAACCACGCGGGTGTGAGCGGTAAAATGTTCAGTGCTTTGGGACGAAATGGGGTAAATATCCGAGCAATTGCTCAGGGTTCATCAGAGAAAAATATCTCCACAGTAATTAATGAAAAGGATGTAAAAAAAGCACTGAATGTACTGCACGAAGAATTTTTTGAAACACCTACCAAACAGTTGAACTTGTTTATTGCCGGAGTTGGAAATGTAGGCGGGAAATTATTAGAGCAGCTTCAAAAACAACAACAATTCTTAAATGAGGAGTTGGGCTTGAATGTTCGCGTGGTGGGTTTGGCTAATTCTAAGAAGATGGCTTTTAATGAGGAAGGTTTTGATCTTTCCAATTGGAAAGCTGAATTAGATAAAGGAGAAGCAATGCAATTAGCGGCTTTTGCTAAACACGCGAAAGCAAAAAATATGCGTAACAGTGTGTTTGTGGATAACTCTGCCAGTGAAGAAGTGGCTAAAATTTACAGTGAGTTTTTAAGAGGAAATATTTCTGTTGTAACCTGTAATAAAATTGCGGCTGCTTCTGAATATGAGAATTACCGCAAGCTTAAGCTCGAAGCTCGTGCTCACAATGTTTCTTTCTTATTTGAAACCAATGTAGGAGCCGGATTACCAATCATTGGTACTTTAAACGATATGGTTCGCAGTGGAGATCGTGTTCGTAAGATCGAAGCGGTTCTTTCCGGTAGTTTGAACTTTATCTTTAATAATTTTAAAACCGGGGTTTCGTTTGAAGAAATTGTTCGTCAGGCGCAAACCGAAGGCTATACCGAACCAGATCCACGTATCGACCTTACAGGCACTGATGTCAAGCGTAAGATATTAATCCTGATCAGAGAAAGCGGAGTGGCTATGGAGATGAATGATATAGCATCTGAGCCGTTTATGCCTGCTGATTGTTTGGACGGAACCGTAGATAATTTCTTCTTGAAACTGAAAGAGCACAAGCTGGTATTTGATGACATTTATAAAGAGGCAGCAGCCAAGGGAGAGAAATTAAAGTTTGTAGCCACCTATGATAATGGCAAAGCCTCTGTCGGATTAAAATCAGTAGCTCCCGATCACCCACTATATAAATTAGATGGAAAAGACAATATTGTTTTGTTTACAACAGATCGCTACCCTGATCAGCCGTTAATTGTAAAAGGTGCCGGTGCCGGGGCGGAAGTAACAGCTTCTGGAATTTTTGCAGATATAATTAAAACTGTTTTATAA
- a CDS encoding S41 family peptidase → MKIKSTASKWLLLALLSLTLPAVLTTSCKKSSNNNDDVTPQSGDVRDSVYMVAEDVYLWTDQLPTLAAFKPTSYPGPDEVIEKIKTYSPLLNGKNIDHYSFGLPKEEYENLASGNETDYGCGFKFVRSAGSDYSDDLRISYVYSNSSAGTQGVARGWRVMSINGIAANTNNVNSLNTALNTGTVSVQFKTPANDTKTLTLAAGLYTANTVVKCTTLTVGTKKVGYIMFNTFFGTAIPEINTAFADFASKNVTDVVVDLRYNGGGQVNIAEHFANLLAPASAKGKQMYTDQHNALLTSLGWNETKNYDNEARRLPLLEKVAFIGTAGTASASELLINVLKPYLGTNQALFGSTTYGKPVGFYPIPVNRNKQDEYYTLIVAVKTTNSAGNSDYYQGFTPDVPAVDDLTHDFGDPEEASLKSALAWIESGTLSASTRAIESVTRQSPMIDAANIKFDRSFKGTIFKEKTKK, encoded by the coding sequence ATGAAAATTAAATCTACTGCCTCAAAATGGCTGTTATTGGCGTTGTTATCACTAACACTCCCAGCTGTTTTAACTACCTCCTGTAAAAAAAGCTCAAACAATAATGATGACGTCACCCCCCAGTCGGGCGACGTTCGGGATAGTGTTTACATGGTCGCAGAAGATGTATACCTGTGGACCGATCAGCTTCCAACTTTAGCAGCATTTAAGCCTACCTCGTATCCGGGACCGGATGAAGTTATTGAGAAGATTAAAACTTACAGTCCACTTTTAAACGGTAAAAATATTGATCATTATAGCTTCGGACTTCCAAAGGAAGAGTACGAAAATCTAGCAAGTGGAAATGAAACAGATTATGGTTGTGGATTTAAATTCGTAAGAAGTGCTGGTAGCGATTACTCTGATGACCTTAGGATTTCTTATGTGTATAGCAATTCTTCTGCTGGTACACAAGGAGTAGCGAGAGGTTGGAGAGTAATGTCAATTAATGGAATTGCCGCCAATACTAATAATGTTAATAGTTTAAACACCGCCTTAAATACCGGAACTGTTTCAGTGCAGTTTAAAACTCCGGCCAACGACACAAAAACGCTAACATTAGCCGCAGGACTATATACTGCAAATACAGTTGTTAAGTGCACTACTTTAACAGTTGGCACTAAAAAAGTCGGCTATATTATGTTCAATACATTTTTCGGCACTGCGATTCCTGAAATTAATACTGCCTTTGCTGATTTTGCTAGCAAAAATGTAACAGATGTAGTGGTGGATTTGAGGTATAATGGTGGTGGCCAGGTAAATATCGCTGAACATTTTGCAAATTTGTTAGCTCCTGCTTCTGCTAAGGGTAAACAAATGTATACTGATCAGCATAATGCACTTTTAACAAGCTTAGGGTGGAATGAAACCAAAAACTACGACAATGAAGCCCGTAGATTACCATTGTTAGAAAAGGTAGCATTTATTGGCACTGCAGGAACGGCTTCTGCCAGCGAGTTATTGATCAATGTGTTAAAACCTTATCTGGGAACCAATCAGGCTTTGTTTGGAAGTACAACCTATGGAAAACCTGTGGGCTTTTATCCAATTCCTGTTAATAGAAATAAGCAAGATGAATATTATACCTTGATTGTTGCTGTAAAAACTACTAATTCAGCGGGTAATAGCGATTATTACCAAGGGTTCACTCCAGATGTGCCAGCAGTTGATGATCTGACTCACGATTTTGGTGATCCTGAAGAAGCTTCATTGAAAAGCGCTTTGGCATGGATTGAGAGTGGAACATTGTCGGCCTCTACCCGCGCTATTGAATCAGTTACACGTCAAAGTCCGATGATTGACGCTGCCAATATAAAGTTTGACCGTTCATTTAAGGGAACCATTTTTAAAGAGAAAACGAAAAAGTAG
- a CDS encoding DNA-3-methyladenine glycosylase I produces the protein MEKRLKTQDSELETKKNGLKAQDSELTRCAWCGTDPIYQKYHDEEWGKEVRDDKTMFEFLILEGAQAGLSWITILRRRDNYRKAFANFDVKKVAAFTEKDVERLMQDEGIIRNRLKINAAVTNAKLFIDIQKEFGSFCDYIWGFVPEGKPIINNRASTKEVPARTEISDAISKDMKKRGFKFFGTTICYAHMQATGMVNDHTNDCFAK, from the coding sequence ATGGAAAAAAGACTCAAAACTCAAGACTCAGAACTCGAGACTAAAAAAAACGGACTCAAAGCTCAAGACTCAGAACTAACAAGATGTGCCTGGTGCGGTACAGATCCTATTTATCAGAAATACCATGATGAAGAATGGGGTAAGGAAGTAAGGGATGATAAAACAATGTTTGAATTCTTGATTCTTGAAGGAGCTCAGGCAGGTTTAAGCTGGATAACAATTTTGAGGAGAAGAGATAACTATCGAAAAGCATTTGCCAATTTTGATGTTAAAAAAGTAGCCGCTTTTACAGAGAAAGATGTTGAGCGATTGATGCAGGATGAGGGAATTATAAGAAACCGACTCAAAATTAATGCAGCAGTAACCAATGCAAAGCTTTTTATTGATATTCAGAAAGAATTTGGCAGCTTTTGCGATTATATCTGGGGTTTTGTTCCGGAAGGAAAACCTATCATAAATAACAGAGCATCAACTAAAGAGGTGCCTGCCCGTACTGAAATTTCAGATGCCATAAGTAAAGACATGAAAAAAAGAGGATTTAAGTTCTTTGGAACCACAATCTGTTATGCACATATGCAAGCTACAGGTATGGTAAACGATCATACCAATGATTGTTTTGCTAAATAA
- a CDS encoding four helix bundle protein, with the protein MGTFRQLLVYKKGFELAQEIYSITKNFPKEELYSLTDQIRRSSRSVCANIGEGYRKRKYPKHFISKLSDSDMENSETQVWLDFALANHYISQQIYLELDNKADEIARLLNYMMNNVEKFQ; encoded by the coding sequence ATGGGTACGTTCAGACAACTGCTTGTTTATAAGAAAGGCTTTGAATTAGCACAAGAAATTTATAGCATAACTAAAAATTTTCCTAAAGAAGAGTTATACAGCCTAACGGATCAGATCAGAAGAAGTTCTCGATCTGTTTGTGCGAATATTGGGGAAGGTTATAGGAAAAGAAAATATCCAAAACATTTTATTTCTAAATTATCCGATTCTGATATGGAAAATTCAGAAACCCAGGTTTGGCTTGATTTCGCATTAGCAAACCATTACATTTCTCAACAGATATATTTAGAACTCGATAATAAAGCGGACGAAATCGCTCGTTTGCTAAATTATATGATGAATAATGTCGAAAAGTTTCAATAA